The Burkholderia sp. NRF60-BP8 genomic sequence TGCGCGTCGGCGGCGACAAGTTCGACGAGGCGATCGTCAACTACATTCGCCGCAACTACGGGATGCTGATCGGCGAGCAAACCGCCGAGGCGATCAAGAAGGAAATCGGCTCCGCGTTCCCGGGCTCCGAAGTCAAGGAAATGGAAGTGAAGGGCCGCAACCTGTCGGAAGGCATCCCGCGCAGCTTCACGATCTCCAGCAACGAAATCCTCGAAGCGCTGACCGATCCGCTGAACCAGATCGTGTCGTCGGTGAAGATCGCGCTCGAACAGACGCCGCCGGAACTCGGCGCCGACATCGCCGAACGCGGGATGATGCTGACGGGCGGCGGCGCGCTGCTGCGCGACCTTGATCGCCTGCTCGCGGAAGAAACCGGCCTGCCGGTGCTCGTCGCGGAAGATCCGCTGACCTGCGTCGTGCGCGGCTCCGGCATGGCGCTCGAGCGCATGGACAAGCTGGGCAGCATCTTCTCGTACGAGTGATCGCCGAGTGATCGCCTAGGCAGTCCCGTTTGATATGACGCACGCGCGGCGTGGCCGGATCGCTCGTTCAGAACGAACCGCCGCGCCGTTTGCGCGTCTGAGCATTATTTAACCGATCACACGCGCCCGGCGCCGACCATGGAATACAGTCCGCCGCCCCTCTTCAAGCAAGGTCCGCCCGCGCTCGCGCGGCTCATCTTCTTCGTCGCCCTCGCCATCGCGCTCCTCGTGTCGGACGCGCGCTTCAGCACGCTCGAAATCGTCCGCGGCGTGCTCGGCACCGTGCTCTATCCGCTGCAACGCGCGGCGCTCGTCCCGCGCGACCTGTTCATGGGCGCGGCCGACATCGCCGTCACCGGCGCGTCGCTGCGCCACGAGAACGACGACCTGCGCAAGCGCAACCTGCAGCTGTCCACGCAGGCCAATCAGGCCGCCGTGCTCGCGCAGGAAAACGCGCACCTGCGCGCGGTGCTCGAGCTGCGCCAGCACATCGCGACGCAATCGACGCCGGTCGAGATCCAGTACGACACGAGCGACCCGTTCACGCAGAAGATCGTGGTCGGGCAAGGCTCGCAGCAAGGCATCCAGGACGGCTCGCCCGTCGTCAGCGAGGACGGCGTGGTCGGCCAGGTCACGCGCGTGTTCCCGCTGCAATCCGAAGTCACGCTGGTCACCGACCGCGATCTCGCGATTCCCGTGCAGGTGCTGCGCACCGGCCTGCGCAGCGTGATCTACGGCACGCCGAAGGGCGATTCGCTCGACCTGCGTTTCGTGCCGACGAGCGCGGAT encodes the following:
- the mreC gene encoding rod shape-determining protein MreC produces the protein MEYSPPPLFKQGPPALARLIFFVALAIALLVSDARFSTLEIVRGVLGTVLYPLQRAALVPRDLFMGAADIAVTGASLRHENDDLRKRNLQLSTQANQAAVLAQENAHLRAVLELRQHIATQSTPVEIQYDTSDPFTQKIVVGQGSQQGIQDGSPVVSEDGVVGQVTRVFPLQSEVTLVTDRDLAIPVQVLRTGLRSVIYGTPKGDSLDLRFVPTSADLVAGDELVTSGLDGVYPPGLPVAKVVRVDKLADTAFARVTCAPVAAVRGARQMLVLHYRNDIPPRPAEPDPAADKNAKGKKGAKAAAKAEKADKAEKADANAKPAAAAQPAVAKPAPAAPAAPAKPAAGQSGAQR